In the genome of Nocardia sp. NBC_00416, one region contains:
- a CDS encoding MFS transporter codes for MPLALFALAVTAFGVGTSEFAIMGLLPQVAQGVGVSIPDAGGLITGYAAGVIVGAPLLTVASARLPRRTTLMIVAALLAAGSALSAVASDYGLLLAARVVAGVPQGALFGVGSVVAAQLVQPERRASAMSVMFGGFTMANVAGVPLVTWLGQAAGWRATFWAIAALGALSMVGIAALVPRRLRSEDETGLRSELATLRRPQVWLAMGVTTAGFGGVFASFTYVTPMMTTVAGFSGSSMTLLLVVFGLGMATGNLVSGRFAGRRLMPSLYVFLAGLTIVLSLFVVTAHSKVLAVCTLFLLGLFGFATVPALQMRILDKATGAPTLASALNLSAFNIANALGAFLGGMVIRAGYGYTGPNAVGAVLAATGLVLAACSGLLDARAKAAIAR; via the coding sequence ATGCCGTTGGCTTTGTTTGCCCTGGCCGTCACGGCGTTCGGGGTGGGGACCTCGGAGTTCGCCATCATGGGGCTGTTGCCGCAGGTCGCCCAGGGGGTCGGGGTGTCGATCCCGGACGCGGGGGGCCTGATCACCGGGTACGCCGCCGGTGTGATCGTCGGAGCGCCGCTGCTCACCGTCGCTTCGGCCCGGCTACCGCGCCGCACGACGCTGATGATCGTCGCGGCGCTGCTGGCGGCGGGTAGTGCCTTGTCGGCGGTCGCCTCCGACTATGGCCTGCTGCTGGCGGCCAGGGTGGTCGCCGGAGTGCCGCAGGGGGCGCTGTTCGGGGTCGGGTCGGTGGTCGCGGCGCAACTCGTCCAGCCGGAACGGCGGGCAAGCGCGATGTCGGTGATGTTCGGCGGGTTCACCATGGCGAACGTGGCCGGGGTGCCGCTGGTGACCTGGCTGGGGCAGGCCGCGGGCTGGCGGGCCACGTTCTGGGCGATCGCGGCGTTGGGCGCGCTGTCGATGGTCGGCATCGCCGCGCTGGTCCCGCGCCGGCTGCGGTCCGAGGACGAGACGGGACTGCGTTCGGAACTGGCGACGCTGCGGCGGCCACAGGTCTGGCTCGCGATGGGAGTGACGACGGCGGGCTTCGGCGGTGTGTTCGCCTCCTTCACCTATGTCACGCCGATGATGACCACGGTCGCGGGCTTCAGCGGGTCCAGCATGACGCTGCTGCTGGTCGTTTTCGGGCTGGGCATGGCCACCGGCAACCTGGTGTCGGGCCGGTTCGCCGGGCGGAGGCTGATGCCGAGCCTGTATGTATTCCTGGCCGGGCTGACCATCGTGCTGAGCCTGTTCGTGGTGACGGCGCACAGCAAGGTCCTCGCCGTCTGCACCTTGTTCCTGCTGGGGCTGTTCGGGTTCGCGACCGTCCCGGCACTGCAGATGCGCATCCTGGACAAGGCCACAGGTGCCCCCACCCTCGCCTCCGCGCTGAACTTGTCGGCCTTCAACATCGCCAATGCGCTCGGCGCCTTCCTCGGCGGCATGGTGATCAGAGCCGGATACGGCTACACCGGTCCCAACGCGGTCGGCGCGGTACTGGCCGCCACGGGGCTGGTCCTGGCCGCCTGCTCAGGACTGCTCGATGCGCGCGCCAAGGCGGCGATCGCACGATGA
- a CDS encoding GlxA family transcriptional regulator → MMRVGVLVTEQVRVFDYAVITEVWGLDRTTRGVPRFELRTCGSHRSIVPMTSGVTCVPDHGLDGLDECDLVVVPGVQHPTAPVHPQVRVALRAAHARGATVASLCSGAFLLAAAGLLEGRRATAHWLDAEELARRHPDVIVDPNVLFVGDGSVWTSAGVAAGIDLCLHLVRRDHGAAVAAEIARTMVTAPFRTGGQAQFITHPIPAAQGQIDDLSELRERVLNDLAHPWTVAQMADLAHMSERSFARRFVQSAGGTPLQWLLTQRVLAAQHLLEVSDLPITAIARGCGFGTALTMRHHFTRHVGLPPRDYRQAFGHTRDDA, encoded by the coding sequence ATGATGCGTGTAGGGGTACTGGTCACCGAGCAGGTCCGCGTGTTCGACTACGCCGTGATCACCGAGGTCTGGGGGCTCGACCGGACCACCCGCGGCGTCCCACGGTTCGAGCTGCGCACCTGCGGGTCGCACCGCTCCATTGTCCCCATGACCTCGGGCGTGACCTGCGTTCCCGACCACGGTCTGGACGGTCTGGACGAGTGCGACCTGGTCGTCGTCCCCGGTGTCCAGCACCCCACGGCGCCCGTCCATCCGCAGGTTCGGGTCGCGCTGCGTGCCGCGCACGCACGCGGCGCCACCGTGGCATCCCTGTGCTCGGGTGCGTTCCTGCTGGCCGCCGCCGGCCTGCTGGAAGGCCGCCGCGCCACCGCGCACTGGCTGGACGCCGAGGAACTCGCGCGCCGCCACCCCGACGTGATCGTGGACCCCAACGTCCTGTTCGTCGGGGACGGCTCCGTATGGACCTCGGCGGGCGTGGCCGCCGGCATCGACTTGTGCCTGCACCTGGTCCGCCGCGACCACGGCGCCGCCGTCGCCGCCGAGATCGCCCGCACCATGGTCACCGCACCTTTCCGGACCGGCGGACAGGCACAGTTCATCACCCACCCCATCCCGGCCGCCCAGGGCCAGATCGACGACCTGTCAGAGCTACGCGAACGAGTTCTCAACGACCTGGCCCACCCGTGGACCGTCGCGCAAATGGCGGACCTAGCGCACATGTCCGAGCGCAGTTTCGCCCGCCGCTTCGTTCAGTCCGCCGGCGGCACCCCTCTGCAGTGGCTCCTGACCCAGCGTGTCCTGGCCGCCCAACACCTCCTGGAGGTCAGCGACCTGCCCATCACCGCCATCGCCCGCGGCTGCGGCTTCGGCACTGCCCTCACCATGCGCCACCACTTCACCCGCCACGTCGGCCTGCCGCCCCGCGACTACCGCCAAGCCTTCGGCCACACCCGCGACGACGCTTGA
- a CDS encoding MerR family transcriptional regulator has protein sequence MRNGVTIGQAAAFVGVTVKTVRHYHKLGLVAEPERDSSGFRRYGSAELSRLVQVRTLAAAGVPLVEIGPLLAADAASFATALADVERQLTQRIEEMIARRDTLHRLADGDRALLGDRAVALLRRMAGLDLPADEIATAREGWVLAKALVPEGFDDYLTHLEHALDDPRYVALIKRAAEAAAWEPDDPRIAELATAMADHYLANPAHLKIVTALQARTDAATRYTLIARHGEEQTSATARAAALFETKLRAAGIRIPRADSH, from the coding sequence ATGAGGAACGGTGTCACGATCGGGCAGGCGGCGGCCTTCGTCGGTGTCACGGTGAAGACGGTGCGGCATTACCACAAGCTCGGCCTGGTCGCGGAGCCCGAACGCGACAGCTCCGGTTTCCGGCGCTACGGATCGGCCGAGTTGTCGCGGCTGGTGCAGGTCCGGACGTTGGCCGCGGCCGGGGTGCCGCTGGTCGAGATCGGGCCCCTGCTCGCCGCCGACGCCGCGTCGTTCGCGACCGCGCTCGCCGATGTCGAGCGTCAGCTCACGCAACGGATCGAGGAGATGATCGCGCGGCGTGACACCCTGCACCGGCTCGCCGACGGGGACCGGGCACTGCTGGGCGACCGCGCCGTGGCGCTGCTGAGACGAATGGCCGGCCTCGACCTCCCCGCGGACGAGATAGCGACCGCCCGAGAAGGCTGGGTGCTGGCCAAGGCCCTGGTACCGGAAGGCTTCGACGACTACCTCACCCATCTCGAGCACGCCCTCGACGATCCCCGCTACGTCGCCTTGATCAAGCGCGCCGCCGAGGCCGCGGCCTGGGAACCGGACGACCCCCGCATCGCCGAGCTCGCCACCGCGATGGCCGACCATTACCTCGCCAACCCCGCTCACCTGAAGATCGTCACCGCCCTGCAAGCCCGCACCGACGCCGCGACCCGGTACACGCTGATCGCCCGCCACGGCGAAGAGCAGACATCGGCCACGGCACGGGCTGCCGCGCTGTTCGAGACCAAGCTCCGCGCCGCCGGTATCCGCATCCCCAGAGCGGACTCCCACTGA
- a CDS encoding CPBP family intramembrane glutamic endopeptidase: protein MRAFEDTRPNGIVQRLLGNRHSLPLSVMLHLVPGALIVAAYLLIAEPFVEAIGYPAFMGWAIALCLILIPLQVGLLWLGRRRNGRFSMRGVLHYTDKPVPRGNLLAMVIALIVWMMMLGFALAPLNNFFFEFFSWLPFADTGGSGNNTYLDLDGYSHSMLLTTMVICLPLTGISLPLIEELYFRGFLLPRIAHLGRWAPVLSTVLFALYHFWSPWVFVSRVIFTFPGYWLAWRHKDIRLSIGMHVGVTSIVATLGTIAVALNLI from the coding sequence ATGCGCGCCTTCGAAGACACGCGACCGAACGGGATAGTTCAGCGGCTGCTGGGCAACCGCCACTCCCTGCCGCTGTCGGTCATGTTGCATCTTGTCCCCGGCGCCTTGATCGTCGCCGCCTACCTGCTCATCGCCGAACCGTTCGTCGAGGCGATCGGTTATCCGGCCTTCATGGGCTGGGCGATCGCCCTGTGCCTGATTCTGATACCGCTCCAGGTGGGGCTGCTGTGGCTGGGCCGCCGGCGCAACGGCCGGTTCTCGATGCGCGGCGTGCTGCACTACACCGATAAGCCGGTCCCGCGCGGCAATCTGTTGGCGATGGTCATCGCGCTCATCGTGTGGATGATGATGCTCGGGTTCGCGCTGGCACCGTTGAACAACTTCTTCTTCGAATTCTTCTCATGGCTTCCGTTCGCGGACACCGGTGGCAGCGGCAACAACACCTACCTCGACCTCGATGGATACTCGCACTCGATGCTGCTCACCACGATGGTGATATGCCTGCCGCTGACCGGAATCTCCCTGCCGCTCATCGAGGAGCTGTACTTCCGCGGTTTCCTGCTGCCCCGCATCGCCCACCTGGGCCGATGGGCGCCAGTGCTCAGCACGGTCTTGTTCGCGCTGTACCACTTCTGGTCGCCGTGGGTGTTCGTGTCGCGGGTGATCTTCACGTTCCCGGGATACTGGCTCGCCTGGCGGCACAAGGACATCCGGCTGTCGATCGGGATGCACGTCGGCGTGACCTCCATCGTGGCGACGCTCGGCACCATCGCGGTTGCACTGAACCTCATCTAG